One genomic region from Anthonomus grandis grandis chromosome 1, icAntGran1.3, whole genome shotgun sequence encodes:
- the LOC126741818 gene encoding uncharacterized protein LOC126741818: MEYPDEPLNLTVKKMPIAIVAPFSRTEPVTTEKLSENNNETKIDNLNKNLAEFPQDLSLKNKKKSFVEDQCLDLTKNMIMNNKNVSPSPSEELRNYLMKNEESMNCYNRNVYSPSQSDSSSSKDKASPDIYSFMNTLDNKLLTAWYMNSIMAQPHQFVGQPKPAFDSSKPNSPSSNRILNNLLEKKPYTTYSFPSGFDALIKNEMREEEKDLKSPPGIG; the protein is encoded by the coding sequence ATGGAATATCCGGATGAACCTCTAAACCTCACCGTAAAAAAAATGCCGATCGCCATCGTCGCACCGTTTTCACGCACCGAACCAGTTACCACCGAAAAACTATCCGAAAACAATAACGAAACTAAAATTGACAATCTTAACAAGAACCTCGCCGAATTTCCCCAAGatctatctttaaaaaataagaaaaaatctttcGTCGAAGACCAGTGCTTGGATCTGACAAAAAATATGatcatgaataataaaaatgtgtctCCTAGCCCGAGCGAAGAGCTAAGAAACTACCTAATGAAAAATGAGGAGTCCATGAATTGTTACAATAGAAACGTTTACAGTCCCTCTCAAAGCGATTCAAGTAGTAGCAAAGATAAAGCATCACCTGATATTTATTCTTTCATGAACACCCTGGACAATAAGCTGCTTACTGCTTGGTATATGAACTCAATAATGGCGCAGCCACATCAGTTTGTTGGTCAACCAAAACCGGCATTTGACAGTAGTAAACCTAACAGTCCTTCATCAAACAGGATTTTGAATAATCTCTTGGAGAAGAAGCCGTATACGACTTACTCGTTTCCTAGTGGTTTTGATGCATTGATTAAAAATGAGATGAGGGAGGAGGAAAAGGATCTTAAATCACCTCCTGGCATTGGGTGA